A region of Planktomarina temperata RCA23 DNA encodes the following proteins:
- a CDS encoding ABC transporter ATP-binding protein, with the protein MAEIQLKNIHKRWGSFVGVENFDLTIADQEFLVLLGPSGCGKTTTMRMIAGLEDPTEGDILVDGKRINHLEPKDRDCAMVFQSYALYPNLDVYENIRFPLRMRKVPSSEHKERVMRASAMVELDDFLHRKPAELSGGQRQRVALARAIVRQPNVFLMDEPLSNLDAKLRVSTRAQIKNLSHELKVTTIYVTHDQIEAMTLADRVVVMSAGVVQQVGSPTDIYDNPANTFVASFIGSPAMNLLEGTIEGGTFTGKDVKITGLHSTLSGPVTLGYRAEDASIGGDAPSVNAPVYSMELLGDATMVTFRIAGAIATVKADKDFRAKIGETVAATIPAATCHLFDATSGERL; encoded by the coding sequence ATGGCCGAAATTCAGCTCAAGAATATCCACAAACGCTGGGGCAGCTTTGTCGGAGTCGAGAACTTTGACCTTACCATTGCGGATCAGGAATTTCTCGTCCTTCTTGGCCCGTCGGGTTGCGGCAAGACGACGACCATGCGGATGATCGCAGGTCTGGAAGACCCCACCGAAGGCGACATTCTGGTAGATGGCAAACGTATCAACCACCTTGAGCCCAAAGACCGCGATTGCGCGATGGTGTTCCAGTCCTACGCGCTCTACCCCAACCTCGATGTCTACGAAAACATCCGTTTCCCGTTGCGCATGCGCAAAGTTCCCTCATCCGAGCATAAAGAACGCGTTATGCGTGCCTCGGCGATGGTCGAGCTCGACGATTTCCTCCACCGCAAACCCGCCGAACTTTCCGGTGGTCAGCGTCAGCGCGTGGCCTTGGCCCGCGCCATCGTGCGCCAGCCCAACGTTTTCCTGATGGATGAGCCGCTCTCCAATCTCGACGCCAAGCTGCGTGTTTCTACGCGCGCCCAGATCAAAAACCTCAGCCACGAGTTAAAGGTCACCACGATCTATGTGACCCACGACCAGATCGAAGCCATGACGTTGGCGGACCGTGTTGTCGTCATGTCCGCAGGCGTGGTGCAGCAGGTCGGCTCCCCGACGGACATTTACGACAACCCAGCCAATACCTTCGTGGCCAGCTTCATCGGTTCTCCTGCCATGAACCTGCTTGAGGGCACGATCGAAGGCGGGACTTTCACCGGCAAGGACGTCAAGATCACTGGTCTGCACAGCACGCTCTCAGGCCCGGTCACGCTGGGCTACCGCGCCGAAGACGCATCAATCGGCGGCGATGCTCCGTCCGTGAATGCGCCAGTTTATTCCATGGAGCTTTTGGGCGATGCCACGATGGTTACGTTCCGCATCGCAGGTGCCATCGCAACCGTGAAGGCCGACAAAGATTTTCGCGCCAAAATTGGCGAAACTGTCGCCGCGACAATTCCAGCTGCGACCTGCCATCTGTTTGACGCCACGAGTGGCGAGCGGTTGTAA
- a CDS encoding ABC transporter permease subunit has protein sequence MNHKTFLTFVAPSLLAMLLLIVFPVISVVLQSFHAQHEQVMEVVETCGPFGCTQTTSVNQEISLALQEEKPLGRFVGFDNYVNRGHLAFSEMGEAWRTSIGWGDWWSKVMNLPFYSAIVFTLTFTFIVTPLTIVLGFSIAIAVNSASRAIKGPLIFVSLLPFIITPLVGSLVLFWMVDARGILGYAIQAIAGNPDLSVKASTPMMWIMLMFYGIWHAAPFAFVVFYAGLQSVSQDADEAAMIDGANRWQRVRYVTIPHIMPLVTFVALIQLMDNFRVFEPLISFSAEAHAQSLSTYIFSDLGGETRLLNSAATTSLLTVLCVGILLSPVLVRTWRDFKRA, from the coding sequence GTGAATCACAAGACCTTCCTAACCTTTGTCGCTCCGTCGCTATTGGCTATGCTTTTGCTGATCGTGTTCCCCGTGATCTCGGTGGTCTTGCAGTCGTTTCACGCCCAACATGAACAAGTCATGGAAGTGGTTGAAACCTGTGGTCCGTTCGGGTGCACGCAAACGACCTCTGTGAACCAAGAAATCTCACTCGCCTTGCAAGAAGAAAAACCCTTGGGGCGCTTTGTGGGCTTTGATAACTATGTGAACCGCGGCCACCTTGCTTTTTCCGAAATGGGCGAAGCTTGGCGCACATCCATAGGATGGGGCGACTGGTGGAGCAAGGTGATGAACCTGCCCTTCTACAGCGCCATTGTATTTACGCTGACCTTTACCTTCATTGTGACGCCGCTGACGATCGTCCTCGGATTTTCGATCGCGATTGCAGTGAACTCCGCCTCGCGCGCCATCAAGGGGCCTTTGATCTTTGTGTCGTTGCTTCCATTCATCATCACCCCCTTAGTCGGGTCGCTGGTCTTGTTCTGGATGGTCGATGCACGCGGTATCTTGGGGTATGCAATTCAGGCGATAGCAGGCAACCCCGATTTGAGCGTCAAAGCCTCAACCCCAATGATGTGGATCATGCTGATGTTCTACGGGATTTGGCATGCGGCGCCTTTTGCCTTTGTTGTGTTTTACGCCGGTCTGCAATCGGTCAGTCAGGACGCGGATGAAGCGGCGATGATTGATGGCGCGAACCGTTGGCAGCGCGTGCGTTATGTCACGATCCCGCACATCATGCCACTTGTGACCTTTGTGGCGTTGATCCAGCTGATGGACAATTTCCGCGTCTTCGAGCCGTTGATTTCGTTCAGCGCAGAGGCGCATGCCCAATCGCTTTCGACCTATATTTTCTCGGACCTTGGCGGAGAGACGCGGTTGCTGAACTCGGCTGCGACGACCTCACTTTTGACAGTGTTATGTGTCGGAATTCTTCTGTCCCCCGTCCTTGTGCGCACGTGGCGCGATTTCAAGAGAGCCTGA
- the hisD gene encoding histidinol dehydrogenase, with the protein MTIRHLKTARSLEARAEDDAKTRAIVENGLKEIETKGDAAVREMSVKFDKYDRESYRLSEAEIEALIAKVTPREMADIKFAQEQVRVFAQHQRDSMLDIEVETMPGVILGHKNIPVQSVGCYVPGGKFPMVASAHMSVATASVAKVPRIIAATPPFKGEPNPAVIAAMHLGGAHEIYVMGGIQAIGAMAIGTETIEPVHMLVGPGNAFVAEAKRQLFGRVGIDLFAGPTETMVIADETAADGELCATDLLGQAEHGYNSPAVLLTNSEKLAKDTLAEIDRILQIIPTADTAGKSWEDYGEVIVCDTYDEMLAVADDIASEHVQVMTDRDDWFLEHMTCYGALFLGPRTNVSNGDKVIGTNHTLPTKKAGRYTGGLWVGKFLKTHSYQRITTDEAATLVGEYGSRLCMLEGFVGHAEQCNIRVRRYGGINVPYGTGAPYREAAE; encoded by the coding sequence ATGACCATCCGCCATCTGAAAACTGCCCGCTCCCTTGAGGCACGCGCCGAAGACGACGCCAAAACCCGCGCGATCGTCGAAAATGGCTTGAAAGAAATCGAAACCAAAGGCGATGCCGCCGTGCGTGAAATGTCGGTGAAATTCGACAAGTATGACCGTGAAAGCTACCGCCTGTCCGAGGCTGAGATCGAGGCCCTCATCGCCAAGGTCACCCCGCGCGAAATGGCCGACATCAAGTTCGCGCAAGAACAGGTGCGGGTCTTCGCCCAACACCAGCGCGATAGCATGCTCGACATCGAAGTCGAAACCATGCCCGGCGTGATCTTGGGGCATAAAAACATTCCCGTTCAATCGGTTGGCTGCTATGTGCCCGGCGGAAAATTCCCTATGGTCGCGTCCGCGCATATGTCAGTTGCCACTGCCTCCGTCGCCAAAGTGCCGCGTATCATCGCCGCCACGCCGCCGTTCAAGGGTGAGCCTAACCCAGCCGTGATTGCCGCCATGCATCTCGGTGGCGCGCACGAAATCTACGTCATGGGCGGCATTCAAGCGATTGGCGCCATGGCCATTGGCACCGAAACGATTGAGCCTGTCCACATGCTCGTCGGCCCCGGTAACGCCTTTGTCGCCGAAGCCAAACGCCAGCTGTTCGGGCGCGTCGGCATTGATTTGTTTGCTGGCCCGACCGAAACCATGGTTATCGCCGATGAGACGGCGGCTGATGGCGAACTCTGCGCCACGGACCTGCTGGGTCAAGCTGAACACGGCTATAACTCTCCCGCCGTTTTGCTCACCAACTCCGAAAAGCTCGCCAAGGATACGCTGGCGGAAATCGACCGCATTCTACAAATCATCCCGACCGCCGACACCGCCGGAAAGAGCTGGGAAGACTACGGCGAGGTCATCGTCTGTGACACCTATGACGAGATGCTCGCCGTCGCTGACGACATTGCATCTGAACATGTGCAGGTGATGACAGATCGCGATGATTGGTTCCTTGAGCATATGACATGTTATGGTGCTTTGTTCCTTGGTCCGCGCACCAACGTGTCCAACGGTGACAAAGTCATCGGCACCAACCACACGCTGCCCACCAAAAAGGCTGGTCGCTACACTGGTGGTTTGTGGGTCGGTAAGTTCCTGAAAACCCACAGCTATCAAAGAATTACCACTGACGAGGCGGCCACACTGGTCGGCGAATATGGCTCACGCCTTTGCATGCTTGAAGGCTTCGTTGGCCATGCCGAGCAATGCAATATCCGCGTGCGCCGCTACGGCGGCATCAACGTCCCCTACGGCACTGGCGCGCCCTACCGCGAGGCCGCCGAGTGA
- a CDS encoding LacI family DNA-binding transcriptional regulator, whose amino-acid sequence MGAKITSLQVAKMAGVSQSAVSRVFSGASASPATTKKVKKAAKQLGYRPNVLARAMITGKSRIIGLIVAYLDNQFYPEALERLSNALQAQGYHILIFTVSNSTDGIENVVQDLLDYQVDGIIAASVSMSSGLTELCVKAGIPVVLFNRGQPGSGLSAVTSANIKGATMATQALIDAGHTRIAHIAGWEGSLTGRDRRQGFEDAMAGAGLTPFAIIDGMYKRNVAAATARQLMAGETRPDAIFAGNDHMAFAVMDEIRQMGFSIPDDVAIIGYDDVPLASWPAYDLTTVRQPVNRMVEATIDTLMSAIDGQDTYTQTIEIEGPLIQRGSSKPLKGSPL is encoded by the coding sequence ATGGGCGCGAAAATTACCTCTCTGCAAGTTGCTAAAATGGCTGGCGTTAGCCAATCCGCTGTCAGCCGCGTTTTTTCGGGCGCGTCGGCCAGTCCCGCAACCACCAAGAAGGTAAAGAAAGCAGCCAAGCAGCTCGGCTATCGCCCCAACGTGCTGGCCCGCGCAATGATCACCGGCAAGTCGCGCATTATCGGGTTGATCGTCGCCTATCTTGATAACCAGTTCTACCCCGAAGCCCTTGAACGTCTCTCCAACGCACTACAGGCGCAGGGCTATCACATCCTGATCTTCACCGTCTCCAATTCCACCGACGGCATCGAAAACGTCGTGCAAGACCTGCTCGATTATCAGGTCGATGGCATCATCGCCGCTTCTGTCTCGATGTCCTCTGGCCTCACGGAGCTGTGTGTCAAAGCAGGCATTCCTGTGGTCCTGTTCAACCGTGGACAGCCCGGTAGCGGTCTTTCGGCGGTCACGTCCGCCAACATCAAAGGCGCGACGATGGCCACCCAAGCCCTCATCGACGCAGGCCACACACGCATCGCCCATATCGCTGGCTGGGAAGGCTCTCTCACGGGGCGCGACCGTCGGCAAGGGTTCGAGGATGCAATGGCGGGCGCTGGCCTCACGCCCTTCGCGATCATCGACGGCATGTACAAACGCAACGTCGCCGCCGCCACGGCCCGCCAGTTGATGGCAGGCGAAACCCGCCCCGACGCGATCTTCGCGGGTAATGATCACATGGCTTTCGCCGTGATGGATGAGATCCGCCAAATGGGCTTTTCGATCCCCGATGACGTCGCGATCATCGGCTATGACGACGTGCCGCTCGCCTCCTGGCCCGCCTATGACCTCACCACTGTACGCCAACCCGTCAACCGGATGGTCGAGGCCACGATCGACACCCTTATGTCCGCCATCGACGGCCAAGACACTTATACGCAAACCATAGAAATAGAAGGGCCTCTTATCCAAAGAGGCTCCTCCAAACCGCTCAAAGGATCACCGCTATGA
- a CDS encoding ABC transporter substrate-binding protein, whose product MTKFTKLIGATAAALTMGTAAFADGHGCTAEGRLSIIGNEFPAIQSVAALAQSCEGIEGEANLTADHQTLNLAGMSGNPAEYTSAIVANSSIIALINDGVIRPLDDLVAEYGADIPGHMKISVDGQIMAIAFMANAQTLAYRSDVLEQVGLEVPTSYEEMLTAAAAIREAGIMENPLGGAYASGWNLAQEFNNIYIGHGGEFFEAGTANVAINNEAGVATLEMMKALSEYMSPDFLTHDSNGTQAEWEAGNVALMNMWGSRMGNLMDDEGSAPEVYENTMVAGPLMVGDSGVPATTLWWDGWTVATNVSDEDAAATFQALAHAVSPALLNDETMGQAVWLIDGFEPQPVNEGVLAAVAAGSKPYPMVPFQGLLHSALGAELSDFMQGTESAEQALADVEAAYAAAAIEAGFVTE is encoded by the coding sequence ATGACCAAATTTACCAAACTGATCGGGGCCACAGCTGCCGCCCTGACGATGGGCACAGCCGCCTTTGCGGATGGCCATGGCTGCACCGCAGAAGGCCGGTTGAGCATCATCGGTAACGAATTCCCAGCGATCCAATCCGTCGCAGCTCTGGCGCAATCCTGCGAAGGCATTGAGGGCGAAGCAAACCTGACGGCTGATCACCAGACGCTGAACCTTGCTGGTATGTCCGGCAATCCCGCTGAATACACATCCGCGATTGTTGCGAACTCTTCCATCATTGCGTTGATCAACGACGGCGTGATCCGCCCGCTCGACGATCTGGTTGCTGAGTATGGCGCGGACATTCCGGGTCACATGAAGATTTCTGTTGATGGTCAGATTATGGCGATTGCGTTCATGGCGAACGCACAGACGCTTGCCTACCGCTCTGACGTGCTTGAGCAGGTCGGTCTCGAAGTGCCAACATCCTACGAAGAAATGCTGACAGCTGCTGCGGCAATCCGCGAAGCTGGCATCATGGAAAACCCTCTGGGTGGTGCTTATGCGTCCGGTTGGAACCTCGCGCAGGAATTCAACAACATATACATCGGCCACGGCGGCGAGTTCTTTGAAGCTGGCACAGCCAATGTCGCCATCAACAACGAAGCTGGCGTTGCCACGCTTGAGATGATGAAGGCGCTGTCCGAGTACATGAGCCCTGACTTCCTGACACACGATTCCAACGGCACTCAGGCTGAGTGGGAAGCAGGCAATGTGGCCCTGATGAACATGTGGGGCTCGCGTATGGGCAACCTGATGGACGACGAAGGGTCCGCACCGGAAGTCTATGAAAACACAATGGTTGCTGGCCCATTGATGGTCGGTGACAGCGGTGTTCCAGCGACGACACTTTGGTGGGACGGTTGGACCGTTGCGACGAACGTCAGCGACGAAGATGCGGCGGCAACATTCCAAGCGTTGGCACATGCGGTTTCCCCTGCATTGCTGAACGATGAGACCATGGGTCAGGCCGTTTGGCTGATCGACGGTTTTGAGCCACAGCCCGTGAACGAAGGCGTTTTGGCGGCGGTTGCTGCGGGATCCAAGCCATACCCGATGGTTCCGTTCCAGGGTCTTTTGCACTCCGCACTTGGTGCTGAACTGTCTGACTTCATGCAGGGCACCGAGTCAGCAGAGCAGGCTTTGGCAGACGTTGAAGCAGCCTACGCCGCTGCGGCAATCGAAGCTGGCTTTGTAACCGAGTAA
- a CDS encoding ester cyclase — translation MSLHPALFPLRNALAAATPDSAKVVAQTFAPDATIHICHPMDTVTGADMWDTAYAPLLDAIPDLERRDMIVLSGTTPEGQDWVGCMGNYMGTMLRPWLNIPPTGHLIHMRYHEFFKLEDGKITEAQILWDIPELMMQANAWPLAPQLGKFLATPAPMTQDGLTAEGDGNATMAHVLAMLDDLCKYPANPDPAVMNLEKYWHPRNNWYGPAGIGTGRGIAGFRNWHQIPFLKAMPDRKLDAMGDLSSHWFAQGNYVCETGWPNMRLTVSEGEWMGLAPAGKEILMRSLDFWRVEDGLIRENWVLIDLLDIYRQLGVDVLARMGEFNKARNLGPISLPESQFS, via the coding sequence GTGAGCCTCCACCCCGCCCTGTTTCCTCTGCGAAATGCGCTCGCAGCCGCAACGCCGGACTCCGCCAAAGTGGTTGCGCAAACCTTTGCACCTGACGCCACCATCCACATCTGTCACCCCATGGACACTGTGACGGGCGCGGACATGTGGGACACCGCCTATGCCCCGCTGCTCGACGCGATCCCCGACCTTGAGCGCCGCGACATGATTGTGCTGTCAGGCACCACGCCGGAAGGTCAGGACTGGGTCGGCTGCATGGGCAATTATATGGGCACCATGTTGCGCCCTTGGTTGAATATTCCACCCACGGGCCACCTGATCCACATGCGCTACCACGAGTTCTTCAAACTTGAGGATGGTAAGATCACCGAGGCGCAAATCCTGTGGGACATACCAGAGCTGATGATGCAGGCGAACGCCTGGCCCCTCGCTCCGCAGCTTGGCAAATTCCTCGCCACCCCTGCGCCGATGACCCAAGACGGCCTGACGGCGGAGGGGGACGGAAACGCAACGATGGCCCATGTGCTGGCGATGCTGGATGACCTTTGCAAATATCCCGCCAATCCCGATCCGGCGGTGATGAATTTGGAAAAATACTGGCACCCGCGCAACAACTGGTACGGGCCTGCGGGCATCGGCACGGGTCGCGGCATTGCGGGGTTTCGCAACTGGCACCAAATCCCGTTCCTCAAGGCGATGCCCGACCGCAAACTTGATGCCATGGGCGATTTGTCGTCCCATTGGTTCGCCCAGGGCAATTACGTCTGCGAAACTGGTTGGCCGAACATGCGTCTGACCGTATCTGAGGGCGAATGGATGGGGCTTGCACCAGCAGGCAAAGAAATCCTCATGCGCTCGCTTGATTTTTGGCGCGTCGAGGATGGTTTGATCCGCGAAAACTGGGTCCTGATCGACCTTTTGGACATCTACCGACAGTTGGGCGTGGACGTGCTTGCCCGAATGGGCGAATTCAACAAGGCCCGCAACCTCGGCCCCATCTCCTTACCGGAAAGCCAGTTCTCATGA
- a CDS encoding SDR family oxidoreductase: MSLPRTPSMRLDGKRALVTGATSGIGEGCAVALAEAGAHVTLVARTATAVEKQAAAFQSQGWEAAALPLDISDISATEAAIAAHGPFDILVNAAGLARHAPATDTTQADYDAVTDLNVKAAYFLTRAVAKGLIEAGEPGSLINISSQMGHVGGLDRAVYCATKHALEGMTKSMAIEWAPHQIRVNTICPTFIRTPLGEQTLAIPERRAWIEEKIKLGRVGEVSDIMGATTFLASDAAALITGTHLIIDGGWTAD; this comes from the coding sequence ATGAGCCTTCCGCGCACGCCTTCCATGCGCCTTGACGGCAAACGCGCGTTGGTCACTGGCGCGACCTCCGGCATCGGTGAAGGCTGCGCCGTAGCCTTGGCCGAGGCTGGCGCCCACGTCACGCTGGTTGCCCGCACCGCCACGGCGGTTGAGAAACAGGCGGCCGCGTTCCAATCGCAGGGCTGGGAGGCCGCCGCCCTCCCGCTCGACATCTCCGACATTTCCGCGACCGAGGCCGCCATCGCCGCCCACGGCCCCTTCGATATCCTCGTCAACGCCGCTGGTCTCGCCCGCCACGCCCCTGCGACAGACACCACACAGGCCGACTACGACGCCGTCACGGACCTCAACGTCAAGGCTGCTTATTTCCTTACCCGCGCCGTGGCCAAAGGACTGATCGAAGCCGGAGAACCCGGCTCCCTCATCAATATCTCAAGCCAAATGGGCCACGTTGGCGGCCTCGACCGTGCCGTCTATTGCGCCACCAAACACGCGCTGGAAGGCATGACGAAAAGCATGGCCATCGAATGGGCCCCGCACCAGATCCGCGTCAACACCATTTGCCCGACCTTCATCCGCACGCCACTTGGCGAGCAAACCCTCGCCATCCCGGAACGCCGCGCCTGGATCGAAGAAAAGATCAAACTTGGGCGCGTCGGCGAGGTGAGCGACATCATGGGCGCGACCACCTTCCTCGCCTCTGACGCCGCCGCGTTGATTACCGGCACGCATTTGATCATCGACGGAGGTTGGACAGCAGACTGA
- a CDS encoding ester cyclase, translated as MFQDQKAVVRAFYADMKGATAETIEAVLAAHTTADWHWRGMHPFYEQHGAGDVARVFWGPLLTSLTRLQRREDIFFAGENTVGEGIWVVSMGHLMGLFDAPWLGIVATGKMALLRYCEFNRVLDGRIVETMLHVDIPHLMIQAGQNPFGRATAAHMVQPGPQTHDGMLREPQPVDAGVATLNAINAMIGDLGTWQLGLPLEEELARTWHDDMIWWGPAGIGATYTIERYAKQHSGPFRSAFYDRSFTGHRAKLAEGHFGGFFGWPNFTAKHKGFMGVPASDINAEFRVIDIYRREGDKLAENWIFIDLLYWMMQQGDDVLAKMAGIVGTEYSPPV; from the coding sequence ATGTTTCAGGACCAAAAGGCAGTTGTGCGCGCATTTTACGCGGACATGAAAGGTGCGACCGCTGAGACGATTGAGGCCGTACTGGCCGCCCATACGACCGCCGATTGGCACTGGCGCGGGATGCACCCCTTCTATGAACAACACGGCGCTGGCGATGTGGCGCGGGTGTTTTGGGGACCTTTGCTGACGTCTCTTACACGGTTGCAGCGGCGCGAGGATATCTTCTTTGCGGGCGAAAACACCGTGGGCGAAGGGATCTGGGTCGTGTCCATGGGGCATCTGATGGGGCTGTTTGATGCGCCGTGGCTTGGGATTGTCGCGACGGGCAAGATGGCGCTTCTGCGCTATTGCGAATTTAACCGCGTGCTGGACGGACGAATTGTCGAAACCATGCTGCATGTAGATATCCCCCACTTGATGATCCAAGCTGGGCAAAATCCGTTTGGGCGCGCCACTGCAGCGCATATGGTGCAGCCGGGGCCGCAAACCCATGACGGGATGTTGCGTGAGCCCCAGCCCGTTGACGCGGGTGTTGCGACCCTGAACGCGATCAACGCGATGATTGGCGATCTTGGGACGTGGCAGTTGGGGCTGCCCTTGGAAGAAGAACTCGCCCGGACGTGGCACGATGATATGATCTGGTGGGGCCCTGCGGGAATTGGCGCGACCTACACGATCGAACGCTACGCCAAACAACATTCAGGCCCGTTTCGCTCGGCGTTTTATGATCGATCCTTTACCGGACATCGCGCGAAACTGGCCGAGGGTCACTTTGGCGGGTTCTTTGGCTGGCCCAACTTTACGGCGAAACACAAAGGTTTCATGGGGGTTCCGGCCAGCGATATAAATGCCGAATTCCGTGTGATCGATATTTACCGACGCGAAGGCGACAAACTGGCCGAAAACTGGATATTCATCGACCTTCTGTATTGGATGATGCAACAGGGCGACGACGTGCTAGCCAAAATGGCCGGGATCGTGGGCACCGAATATTCACCACCAGTGTAA
- a CDS encoding ester cyclase: protein MKGFSNRWKDFPDYIIGITKEIWEDRGVGTLHDYYAKDIVVRSPMGIQRGNGAVMAATMATINEFPDRELLGDDVIFSDDPEFGLLSSHRLITRATHTRDGQFGAATGKPWTVRVIADCAAKDDCIYDEWLVRDYGGIVRQLGMDPRDYAAQLIEAEGGPDAAPKPFTPDQDIDGGYNSKGNDNAWGQRYADTLTRIMDLDFHTIPKDYDRAVNCEYAGAQTVLSHDSVTKFWLGLRSSFPDAKFTIHHQIGMDGDMLAPRAAIRWSLDGTHSGWGTFGKPTSAKVHVMGMCHAEYGPFCNASGPQDATIRRECALYDEIAIWKQILMQGTQQ, encoded by the coding sequence ATGAAGGGTTTTTCAAACCGCTGGAAAGACTTTCCCGACTACATCATCGGCATCACCAAAGAGATTTGGGAGGACCGCGGCGTCGGCACACTGCACGACTATTACGCCAAAGACATCGTCGTGCGCTCGCCCATGGGCATCCAGCGCGGGAATGGGGCTGTCATGGCCGCAACGATGGCGACGATTAACGAATTTCCAGACCGCGAATTGCTTGGCGATGACGTGATCTTCTCCGACGATCCCGAATTTGGCCTGCTGTCCTCTCACCGCCTCATCACCCGCGCCACCCACACCCGAGACGGTCAATTCGGTGCTGCGACCGGCAAGCCATGGACCGTGCGCGTCATCGCCGATTGCGCCGCCAAGGATGACTGCATCTATGACGAATGGCTGGTGCGGGACTACGGCGGGATCGTGCGCCAACTGGGCATGGACCCGCGCGACTATGCGGCCCAACTGATCGAGGCTGAAGGCGGGCCCGATGCGGCGCCCAAGCCGTTTACGCCGGACCAAGACATCGACGGCGGTTACAACTCCAAAGGTAATGACAATGCTTGGGGCCAACGGTACGCCGACACCCTGACGCGCATCATGGATCTCGACTTTCACACCATACCAAAAGACTACGACCGCGCGGTAAACTGCGAATACGCGGGCGCGCAAACCGTTCTCTCACACGACAGCGTCACGAAATTCTGGCTGGGTCTGCGGTCATCTTTTCCGGATGCTAAATTCACGATCCACCACCAGATCGGCATGGACGGGGACATGCTGGCCCCGCGCGCCGCGATCCGCTGGTCGTTGGATGGCACGCATTCCGGTTGGGGCACTTTCGGCAAACCGACGAGCGCGAAAGTTCATGTGATGGGCATGTGCCACGCAGAATACGGCCCGTTTTGCAACGCGAGCGGCCCGCAAGACGCCACCATTCGCCGCGAGTGCGCCCTTTACGACGAAATCGCGATCTGGAAACAAATTCTGATGCAAGGAACACAGCAATGA
- a CDS encoding carbohydrate ABC transporter permease: MSTANPRKQPASLRIILTGFLVLWVIMAAFPFLWTLWGSFKVEGDFFSKANWVYALTGESTRVETGGSFTGDGYYGAWVTEEFGRAVMNTSIVCFCVVTISLTLSTLAGYALSRSTYNYAFWILIAALMFRAMPQITLVSGYLLPFYEWNLWGRLGTTIVVLVAINQPFSLWMMTSFFRNIPKDLDESAMVDGCNRFQAFRHVILPVMWPGVVTTGLFSFLLAYNDFPVAAMLLDQQNQTMIPKIASFLGTTQTKGNVMFAVASVVSATAPLFVLILFFQRQIVSGLTAGAVKG, encoded by the coding sequence ATGAGCACAGCCAACCCCCGCAAACAACCGGCGTCACTCCGGATCATCCTGACTGGGTTTTTGGTCCTCTGGGTGATCATGGCAGCCTTTCCGTTCCTGTGGACCCTTTGGGGATCCTTCAAGGTTGAGGGCGATTTCTTCTCAAAAGCGAACTGGGTCTATGCCCTGACCGGTGAGTCGACGCGGGTCGAAACCGGTGGCTCCTTTACGGGCGACGGATACTACGGCGCTTGGGTCACAGAAGAATTCGGGCGCGCGGTGATGAACACATCGATTGTCTGCTTTTGTGTTGTGACGATTTCACTGACGTTGAGCACGCTTGCGGGCTACGCGCTGTCGCGGTCCACATACAATTATGCGTTTTGGATTCTGATCGCCGCATTGATGTTTCGCGCGATGCCGCAGATCACATTGGTGTCCGGTTATCTTTTGCCGTTTTATGAATGGAACCTTTGGGGGCGTTTGGGGACAACAATCGTTGTGCTGGTCGCCATCAACCAACCCTTCAGCCTGTGGATGATGACCTCCTTTTTCCGCAATATTCCAAAGGACCTTGATGAAAGCGCGATGGTGGACGGGTGTAACCGGTTTCAGGCGTTCCGCCATGTGATCCTGCCGGTCATGTGGCCCGGTGTTGTCACGACGGGGCTGTTCAGCTTCTTGCTGGCCTATAACGACTTCCCTGTCGCCGCGATGCTGCTGGATCAGCAGAACCAGACGATGATCCCGAAGATTGCGTCTTTCCTTGGCACCACGCAAACCAAAGGCAACGTCATGTTTGCGGTCGCGTCGGTTGTGTCGGCCACGGCACCGTTGTTCGTGTTGATCCTGTTCTTCCAACGCCAGATCGTGTCAGGTCTGACGGCAGGCGCTGTTAAGGGATAA